From the genome of Meriones unguiculatus strain TT.TT164.6M chromosome 17, Bangor_MerUng_6.1, whole genome shotgun sequence:
AGGGAACAGCAGATGTACTTTTCAGATGAGCAATTATTAAAGGGCAAGATGGCCTTCGCTTGGATCCTAAGCAGAGCTCCTTCACGGAGTGAATACCAACCCCCTTCTCTTCTGTGACCTCAAGAAACCCACATCAGTGGCGAGACTTACTTACAGTGACGGTAATAAATACAACCCAACTGTTTAGATGGCAGGGGTAATGGTTACTCATCAGCACTTAAAAGCACTTGTCAGATATCTGAAACAAAGAGCCTATTGTTTTCTTTGCCATACGACAAATCTTCCATATTTCAAAACAATATCCCAACTTACATTAAGGGGTTTTAAAAGTTCTGTGAATAAATCGAAGTTTATTAAACAAgtatattaataaattataataataatttatgaTATAATGATTATTTTAATCTCATATAGATGTTAGTGTACATATAGGTCTGATTGAGGTTTCCATGTttaccatattttttaaaatcaacttCATATCAATGACACTGAGGCATAGCCAAGGGAACATTAGGATGGAAATCGTATGACGTGAGTTCTAGCACTGACACGGCTGGTAATGAGCTGAATGGGGTTGAGAGTGTTAATGCTGGCAAGTGTGTTTGCTCAACTCTAATGAGTGGTGCTCACTGAAGGGCTCTTACAGTAGAGGTAACTATCTAATTCTGCAAAAATTTAACTATAAGTAGAAGTGAGGCCAGATATAAAGAAAGCATCAAAATAATCAATTAATCTTTGTTGTAAATACAAATGCCATAGGCATATCATTCAGCATCTAGAGGAAGACCTTGGAAACAAAGACTCCTGACTTGACATCTATCAGGGCAAATATAGCATGAGCTAGTATTTGTCATCCCAGGAAAGCTCAATGGCCCTCAGTACACAGTATTGTTTTTTGATTGCTTAGCACTCCATTTACAGCGTCAGGGGCCCAGAGCACTGGCCTCGCATTAGAAGCCTCTCAGGACCAGTCTCAAGATCAATGCTTTGATCGCTACAGTCATTCACTGCAGGAAATTAAACCAGACTCCTGGGGACTAAGCTACTGTCAGCTACAGCCCTAGGGACATGGGAAACCAGGAGCAAACCCAGTTTAGACATCCTACTGAACAAATAAGCATGAACAATGGAAATCACCTTGATGCCTGATTCTATTTTTCATGGCAACAGATGCTCCAATAGGAGCACCTGGTGCCTACACTTAGAATCATGACAAGCCTCAACTGAGCTCACTATAAAACCAACCACTTCCTATGTGTATTATAAGGTAGCCTTGCACAGATCAACTGAGCAAAATTTACAGTTTTACTCTGTGTTATAGTTTAGCAAAATATGCAGTCTAGGACAAACACTTTGTTCTCGAGGATATTAACAAACATTATTAAATTAATCCCATAGGACTgagtgtgaaaataaaataaaaataatgtttgtaCAGCACACACcaaaggggaaaacaaaacaaaacaacaacaaaataaacaacagtaGGCCCCAGCCTGTCATTGCTTCTTACGAAGTTGGTCAAGGGCATTTGTGAACCAGGAATCCCCCAGCACCATCACTACATAAGGAGGAAGTAAGTGTCTACGAATAGTGACGACTTGACGTACTCTAAGAATGCTGTTACAGATTGCCTTTGATTTTCAGTCTTCTTTTCTCATTATCTTTGTCAATTAGCACAtattgacctcctgcaggagcacTGACCCCATACCATAGTGAGTAATGGAAGAATAGGAACTGACTTCACTATTTTCAGCTATTTACCCTtgaggcttttttattttttatttttttttcttatgtgcaGAGGCAACAGCATTGACTTTGCCTCTGGCTCCAAGGAACAGCTCTCTTTGAATCTCATTAGAGAGTTTGCTTCCACAAGACTAGAGAAAGTTTTATTAAAACGTCAAGCAAATTGCTTGCAACTCTGTGAGAACAGAAAGGCTTAGTTTTAATTTAGCTTTATATGTTTACGGCACTTGCACCTGTCAGACTTTAGTGCAATTTATCCCTTGTCAGGATCAGAGGAAGATCATGGCAATTAAGAATTCACCACTTCTTCTTACCTCAGAGATATGACTTCAAAAGGCTTAATGGAGTCGCTCTGTGTTGAGTGTTTCTGAACTATTCTTTTAGTTAACTATTTTACGTGCAAATAGAAAAGGTGGAAATATTTCAGGTGAAAAATTACAAGCTGTGGATGTGAATGGGGACTCCTCGATATTCAGAAAAAGCAGAGTAAGAGAAAGTTTTTGTCAAAGAAACCTGTACTAGGATTCACAATGAGCATGGACCAAAGTCCTCTCCTTGTCATTCATTAATGTCTACAATAAATTTAAGGTTTTCAaagttaactttatttttattaattttatgttttaattaaatttttatttttgtattagttacagttcatttactttgtatcccagctgtagccccctctctctttccttcccaaacCTACCTTAACtcactcttctcttcccatgtccctcttcaagtccactgataggggaagtcttcctctacttccatctgaccctagcctatcaagttccCTCAGGACTggctatttttgagaaggttccatgaggtgctgaaaagaaggtatactcttttgagtttgggtgaaaagttctgtagacatctattaggtccatttggtttaggacctctgtaagtgtcattatttccctatttagcttctgtctagaagaTCTGACCCTTGGTGAGAaagaagtctcccactattaaggtgttgggatcaacatgtgatttcagctttaataatatttcagctttaataatatttcatttacaaatgcaagtgctcttgtatttggggcatagattttgaGGATTGTGCTTTCCTccttttggatttttcttttgatgagaataaacttcccctcctcatcttttttgattaattttggttgaaagtctattttattagatattaggatagcttccccagcttgttttctgggtccatttgcttgggaaacatttttccagccctttactctgaggtagtgtttgtctctGTTGCAGAGGTCTGTTTCTTGGATCAGCAGAATGTTGcatcttgtttctgcaaccatcctGTTAGTccgtatctttttattggagagttgagtccattgatgttgctagataatagtgaccaatgaatgttaatttcttttattgtggagttggtggtgtttcagtgtttcaatgcttgttttcttttaatttttttgttgtgaagttttcTATATCCTGTGTCTTCTTGGGCatagttgatttcgttggattggaattttccttcaagtatcttctgtagggatgggttgctgtgtatatattgtttaagtttagttttgtcatagaatattttgccATCTTTTAATGACTTTGACATAATAACGTCTAGGCCCTACTACGGTTTCTGTTTAGAAAGAAAGGAGTTGTTTGACTTATAGAATCCGTTCTGAAATACATAGAATGTGAGGTCTTCGTGGAATACCCAGGATGGACCACACTGCCTCAGTTCTTTCCCAGGCTATGGAATGCTTTCTTTGGTCTTTTCCCTGTGTTTTCAGTACAGAACACTCAATCATAAACCAAGGTTGAGCCCCAGGAGGCAAATAGCAAATGAAGTGTCAAATGATACCTGTCGTGTATCGCACACTTGCCACGTGTTAAACACTCCACTAAGCATCTAATTGGCACTCTATCATTGAGCTGTCACAATCATCTCCTACATTAGGCACCATTTCCTCCACTTTACAGTGGAAGAACAGAGTCTCTGAAATGTCAAATTGTCCCAAGGCACACGCCTAGTAATTGACAGAATTTGAAATTGAGCAAGATCTAGTCATAACTGGTTTCATGATCTTCTCCTTATGGCAAATTTCCCTCCAAGGTCTCTTCCTGCAATCATACCATTTCCTATTCAAATGTCAAAAGTCTTGTGTTTGAGGTCACAGGATTCATCCCTTTGAAGGGCTTACATGTGTTTCATGTTGGGTTATACCATGGACGAGCTCATTCTTCAGATAATTTATTTGTGAAGTGACCCAGGTCAACCGAGAGAATGAACGGTTAACCTGGAATGATAAATAGGgtagacatgaaaaaaaaaatcttgtttaaCAGTCATTCCTCACTTAGGGGTTTTTAATCCTCCCACTCCTCCCTAACCATATAAAATCATTATTAAATAAGGCCCACTCTCTTATATAAGTTATATCCACATATGTGGAATATATGTGGAAGATTCATGCAATAAAGAGCAGTCAAATGAATTTGATTTGTCGCAGGTGGGCCACCTGAACTTCAATCTTTATTGTGAATAAATTTCATTCATGATCATGTGTTGACTGGATTGAAATCCTGAGAGATTGTCATGAGAATATTGCTGCCTAAGCTATGTTGCTAGCACACTATAGCTGTGGCCAGATACTATAAAACAACATCTAGCTTCAGGAATATTTCTCTATGTCCACAAGGAGTGCTTCCGCTGCTGAAACCCAGTACTGGTTAGCCTCCCTCCCTCAGATATCCCTGAGAGTCCTTCAAGCCACACCTTTCAAAGAAAAGTGGATTTAAATAATTTAAGTTGAAGACTTCTTATTTGTCTCAATATTAATTAGCATTattaaaaagaacagaagaaacttttatttttatactatagTTTAATTAGGAAGATGTAAATCTCACAGAGCTCCTTCATGTCACATCCAATGGTCATTTTAATGTAAGTATGAAGGCCTGGGCACCATGGGAGCTGAATGTATAAACCACAGCCTAAAGCTGAGTGAAAACTGATGTCGCATCTCAATATAAAAGTAAGAAGCATGTAGGAACACTTTCTTCCTACATGTTTTCTTATGTTCTGGTCTTTGGTGGGCTTATAATGAGCACCTTTTCTGAGAAGGATCACTTATTAGGTCCCTTGATTTTAATTCCTGTGTTATCAGAAAACTCTCACAGTCATCCTGAAATGACATTCCATGTAGGTTCTGCTTGGCAGAGTCAGACTAACACACGGAATTTCCAAAACTCTCACCCGTAGACTGACCTTGCTAGGTAGTGAACTGTAGCAGCTTCAGCTAGGTACAGTGTGTCGGGGTTTTgttgttataataataataattattattattattaatttctatAAGGGTGTTTTGTTCACATTAATGTTTTATGCCTGGCATCCTCAGACACCAGAAATGTGCACCCATtcactggagttacagttgcAGATGGTGCTACGGGACTGAATGTCAGTCCTCTGAAAAGCAGCACAGGCTTTGGACAGcttcatctcttcagccccacttCCCTTGCAACATGCAGTTCtgaatttttttccattaataaaGTTCAAAAGTAGCTCTTTTTTCTTCACGGAATGATTATCTTCTTGCATTTGTCATAGATCCCTGGGTTTGTTTACAAATCTCCTTTACCTGCAGCCTGCCGTGTCTAGAAGCATGGCTGCTTGCTGCATCTTACTGAAATCAGCTATACACAAAATGATGTATTGAGAACATTGTGTATCCTGACTTTTAATCCTCACAGTGCTGAATTCTTATAGTCTCAAGTTTAAAGTTGAAAACACAATATTGTATCGCAGGATAGTTAAATAACTTGCACCTAATCGCACATTTGGGGTTCAAATAACCTTCAATAGACATAGGATTTCAACTTTAGAAGCCTGTTTTCATTTCACAACCCATGTCCTTAACAaccaattttcattttcttccaaaatGAGAGAACCATTTAAGGCTGTCCGCAAAGCTTGTAAATAGCTAAGCTATTTacaatatttaaataaacatttacaaTATTTAAGTAAATTCATCACATTTCAAATAttcataatatattctgattccATGTTTCCATGGTCCTTAAATTGAGTGTGTTTACTATCTTTGGATAAACACCAAAAATGTGATACCATATTTTAGCTTCTTCCCTAAAAAAGTATGGTAAGGGAAAAAGTTCTTTTAACTTTCAGATGTCTACTATTTTTGTCACATCGAAGCATACTTCAAAACTCTAATATTAATGTCACTGCAGGGGTCCTGGAGACATGGTTCAGAACTTAAGAGTAATTGCTATCCTTCCAGAGACCCTACCTCCTGTGTTTGCCTCCCACCAaaaccaggcagctcacaaaatCTGAaactccagcacacacacacatacatacacacacacacaatcacatacatACCTTTTAAAAATCATCACAAAAATGTTGAAGAAAACAATAACACAGCGAACATATTTATGAtaagtctattttatttaagGAAAATATCATCTTTTCCATTCCAACATCACTGGGAAATGAAGgtgagaaaaggaagaacagtgaAAATACAGTGAAATTTCCAATTTGAGTTATCTGTTATAAGATCACCAAGTACTGCCTTGTTCTGAAGTCCATGGAGGTGAAATTCAAAATCCTTGCACTTTTCAGGTGAAAGACACCATCTCTTATTTACAAGTGTCTTGAGTCATTTACAGAGTAgattcaattttatttatatttctggtGCTATTGGATACCTATTGACTTCTGGTCATTTTAACCTAttagaaatgctcatcctcattagccatcagggaaatgcaaatcaaaacgaccctgagatatcaccttacacccatcagaatggccaagatgaaaaactcaagcgacaacacatgctggagaggttgtggagaaaggggaaccctcctccactgatggtgggaatgtaaactggtacaaacactttggaaagctatctggcgctttctaagacaattaggaatagtgcttccacaagacccagctataccactgctaggtatatacccaaagtttgctcaagtacacaaaagggatacttgctcaaccatgtttatagcagctttgtttgtaatagccagaacctggaaacaacccagatgtccatcaacggaagaatgggtacagaaattgtggtattctactcagcaattaaaaaggaggaaatcatgaaatttgcaggcaaatggtgggatctagaaaagatcattttgaatgaaatatcccagaaggagaaagacaaacatgggatatactcacttatattgacctataagatatgataaacataatgaaatctatacacctaaaaaagataatcaagagagaggacatggggtaagatgatcaatcctcctttagaaagacagatgggatgtgcattgaatgtatgacaggagtctactgagcgcatctgaaagacgctaactagcagtgttttcaaagcaaagactcatgaccaaacctttggcagagtacagggaatcataagaaagcaggggagttagtctgatggggaaaggataggagctccacaaggaccaaatatatctgggcacagggtcttttctgagactgacattcaaccaaggaccatgtatggatataatctagaacctccgctcagatgtagcctgtggtagctcagtaaccaattgatttcccaaagtgaggggaacaaggactatttctaacaggaactcaatgactggctctttggcctccccaccttccaagggaggagcagtcctgttaggccacagaggagggctttgcagctagtcctgaagatacctgataaaacaggatcagatgaatgaggaggaggtcccccccatcagtggacttggaaaggggcatggtggagatgagggagggagggagggactgggagggaatgagggatcaggaaatggctgggatacagagttaataaaatgtaactgataagaaaaaaaaaaaaaaagaaaagaaattgtaagGCACCTTGAGCTCCAAGATAaatttcagcacttcatggattATCTGGTAGAATCACATTAGTTAATAAACTAGaccttcaggggctggagagatggctcagtggttaagagtgaagagggactgcctctgacataatctgattggcctgctctttgatcacctccccctggaggggagcagccttaccaggccatagtagaggacaatgcagccacttttgatgtgaactgatagactaagatcagaaagaagaggagaacctcccctatcagtggacttggggagtggcatgcaagcagagggaggaggaaggggcttatggggggatgcagaatgaataaagtgtaattgatgaaaaattaaaaaaaaaagtaccgtctgtccaagttcaattcccagtacccacatggcagctcacaactgtctgtaatacctatcccaagggatctgacacctttcttaatgcatataaaatagattaaataaattattttttaaaaaataaataaactaaaccTTCTGCTACATAATTTCACACACACTAGCTACTAGTGAAAAGCTGTCTTTTTAGAAGCAATGGTTATTCCCTGGTGAACAGTAAATAGTGTCCTAGTGTTCTAAAATGGTTAGCATGTTTTATGATCTCAGATTACCACCAGAAaaacccaaaaggaaaagaagaaattctTGATTTTGGAATGAGTAGTAGAAAAACACATATTCATTTGTTCCTAAACAAAACTACATTGTATTAGATTTAGAGAAATCAAGTTTTCAAGTATTCAGAAATCAATTCAAGTCAACCATATCCATCACTTACTAGGCAATTGTGAACCACCAGTCACACAACATGTTGGCTCATAAGTGCTAGGAGATTCCATAAGATGTGGCCCAGAGACAATGTTGCTCAAGGAATTACAGGAACTGGATGCGGGGACCTGAGAGCAGCATTGTCTGGATTCAGACTCCACAGGCTGGCAACTCTCAGACACTGTAGGCTTTAGCGGGTAACACTTGGCCATGTAGCTTGCAGGTTGGTAGCTCTGGGCTACAAAGCCCACTTGCTGGCAGTTTCTTGATGGGCAGGGTTGAGAAGCACACTCTGGCACAGCTAGGGAGATTCCTGATTGGCACGCTGTTCTTTCACAGGTCTTGGAACTAGAACAAGTTGTTTGGTCAGCTCTGGAGTTCCAGGAACTTTGTGCACAGGGGTCCACTTTGCACTGGTGCTGTTCACATTTGTCCAGTTGGCAGGTGGAGGTCTCACGGTAGGATCCTTGAAAGCTGTCTAGGAGCCAGGTTCTGCTGTGACAACTGCTGGGCAAGAAAATTCCATCTTCAAAGCTTTTAGGATTAGAGTTGTGTGTGATGGAAGTGAGTGATGGGGCTTTCCCCAAGCTCCCGAATGAGTGGCAGTGGCTGTGAGGCATATTCCCCAAACCCTTAATTGAACTCAGTTAAAAAGACTCAAGGCGTGAAACGTCAGGTTTAAAGATGTAGACATTAGATCTTTGCTGGGGACATTATATAGTACTCAGAAAGCTGGGTGTTGGCCTTTATTTTCAAGACTCCTTTGCACCTCGTTGCTTAAGCTAATTTGAAGGATAACATCTTATTAGTGCTTTGCTTAGGTCTATGTGAAATGGTGTCTTATTAACAAGATGCAAGTCCGATTGTTAATCTTCAAAATGGCTTTTATGTGAGCTCCACAGCTGAGTCATCAGGGTGAGGTTTGTCAAATAAGAGTCCCAGTGTGTCATCCAAGCTCACTATTATGACTTTTTACATTGGAAGTTAGACAATAAAGAGTGTAGGTATAAGTAGTCAACTGAATGCTGCTTAGTATTAATCACTGGCATATTGGGTGTACCAGTCCATCTAGAATGTGATAAAATGATATTGAGCTATACTTGGAAGTAGATCCAGTTGAGCCCAAAATCAGATCTTGGTCTCTAGTTGATCCATTTGTAAGTGGAATGCACAGTATTATTGTGCAATAGTATGTACAACATTGTTTCTTCTCATTTCCCACTAAAATCATTAAATGTGTTTAGTGGATGgatctagctttctttttctctacatttcctaaaatacttattttattttaaatttcatacgTGTTTGTCTGAGGGTATGGTGTTTGCATGTGATTGCTGATGCTCTCAGATGAAAAGATCAGATCCCCAGAGCTTAGATGCGGTTACAAGCTGGTGTGAGCAGCCcaacgtgggttctggggacctagAGCCCATGAAGTTCCTCTGCAAAAGGAATACGCATTTTCAACCCTTGATTCATTTCCCCAGCCCCTGGTCCTTTTACCCATAATCTCCGTGACATCTTCTTAAGAAGCTTTTTCATTTTCCCACTTAAAGGTTATCATTTCTTATTCTGACTCActgggacattttttttaatgcaatgtgTGTAACCTTCACTTTTTATTTCCCTCCTATGTACTCAATAAGTTTTGTCAGTGAAGATGAATTACTattgaaataaaatgataaaagataTTAAAACAATGCAAGTAAATATGTAAGATATCTATCTACAATATTGGATCAGAGATTGTAAAGCAAATTTTCACTGCAACTTTCACAATGACATGatatttgtacatatttatggGGTAGAATGTGATAATTGGCTCAAGGTAGGCACTGTGTAATGATCATATTGGAATAATCATCATTTCCCATCTTttcaaacatttattatttttatattttggaaaagCTTTGAAATCTTATATAACCTGAATTATATCCTCTATTTATAAGTTCAGACTCATCCTGCTGTGCTAAAGAACAGCAACACAGACTCCCTATATCTGTGTTTCACTTCACTCATCCCACCTCCTTCACCTCTTTCCTGCTCTAGTGATTATCACAAAAGGGAATTCACCCTTCCCATGGATGCTGTCTACTTGTGACCAGGCTTCCCAAAGGCTACTGTTGCCTCCCGGTAGGCAttagttatattttcttttctttagtaagagcaagtgctcttaaccactgatccatctcttgagatttgtgttttgttttgtttttcagtgtggACAGATGATCAACTCCTACAGTTTTTACACCAATATGCTTTAACTAGCAATTTCATACTCGAAAAACAGAGCCTGCCAAGATAATTTTTATAACACATTCTGTAATTTACTTAGCTCTGCTAAAGAGTAAACAGAAAAGGAATGTATTTTTAGAACAGTGCCTAGCCTCTGGCATATAAGCCAAAGAAGTCTGAGACTATCCAGGAATTCTGAGTAAACCTAAAGATTTAAAGGACTCAGGGTGTTGGAAATTTCACAGGGCACATCTGAAACCAGCGTAAAAAGTGAAAGTTATTTATTGTTTAGAAGAAACACTCATGAATTTTGAGTCTTATGCACTCCACATGAGCTTCACAGTAAGCAGCTCATTTCTTGCACATAAGATCTTGTACTTACTTGTTccctttattttttccattgtaactTCTGATCatcattcatgtgtgtgtgtgtctgtgtgtgcacatatagaggggtatgtataaacatatgtgtgtgttggtaGAGGATGGAAGTCAGTGTGGTTCATTAGACACAACCCACCATACTTTTCATACAAAAACTTCTCAGGTAGGTCAGAGTAGCAGGACAACAAGTCCCAGGGATCAGCCTTGCTTCTCTGAATGCTGCGATTATAGGCACACAGTACTATACCCAATATTTCAAAAGGCCTTTTGGGAAGTTAACTTTGATCCTCATTTGTGCATATCATGCACTCACAATTGGCTTCTCTTTTCAGATCTCATTCTCCTTGAAGTaattaaattaatataattaCAGCAAAATCTGTTTCTTAGTCTAGTTTGTAATATCTTACAAGAGCTGATCTATTTTTTTGTAGTTCAAACACATGTTCTTCAACCTCTGTCCAACATGGTCCAAACGTTCAGGCCTTAACTACTGCCCTTGGGTGTCCAATCATCCATTGACTCAATATCCTGCAGATTCAGCCACACACCTTTGTGCTGACCTTCATTGCTTTCCTTCTGAAGAGTTAGTTTTCCTATACAGAAATCCACCATCAGTCTTTATAAAAAGCCtcatgattttattatttcttgactTTGTTGCTACCCTATGAATTCCATCTGAGGGCGAGAAACATCTGTATCTTTCTCACTATCAGTTCCCCAACAATGAGTTCCATGGTGACTGCCTGCTGATAAAATAACATAAACGTTTTGAAAAGTAACAAACAGGGGctgttaaataataataataataataaattcttcAAAGTGTAAGTGATTTCTGAAAGCATATTGTATTTAAGACTTCTCACACCACAGTGTTCAAGATCTGCAAGTGCTTAGTTTAAATGAAAGTAAATAATTGTGCCTTTCTATTTGTTACATGGGTATAAAATTATTATGGAAGTCCCTTATTAGACACAGTCTGAATCAGTTATGCTGGAATAATGCTTGATTCTCCATAGGCTTGCTTTAGAAATCTGTTCTCCTTGGAAAGTTCAGTAGATTTAACTGCCAATGCACAGCCAAGATGTGTTGACAAAACAGGGAATCATACAGCTTAGACTTCACACCTGTGTCTGGGAACCATACAATTCCTGACTAACACGTGTTAGATGAAAATGCGACACCAGCCACTTGTAAACTAGGTCATTCTATGAATTCTTTTTGAGAGGAAGCATTGGCTTGTTTATTCTATTGAAATGAGTGAGGGTGTTTCAACATGTAACTTTGATTCAATGAGCAGCTACAGATTTTAGTTACTGCAGAATTTATAGAGGGAGTTACCTGGCTCATTACCACAGAATGACATAGGCTCAGACACTGATCACCTTGGAATTTGCTTTTACATGACCTACTAAAAACTTGTGTTAGCTTTGCAGGAAGAGAGactc
Proteins encoded in this window:
- the LOC110544241 gene encoding keratin-associated protein 27-1, whose amino-acid sequence is MPHSHCHSFGSLGKAPSLTSITHNSNPKSFEDGIFLPSSCHSRTWLLDSFQGSYRETSTCQLDKCEQHQCKVDPCAQSSWNSRADQTTCSSSKTCERTACQSGISLAVPECASQPCPSRNCQQVGFVAQSYQPASYMAKCYPLKPTVSESCQPVESESRQCCSQVPASSSCNSLSNIVSGPHLMESPSTYEPTCCVTGGSQLPSK